From the Nostoc sp. PCC 7107 genome, the window GTACAACTAAAATTATGCTTGATGATATTCATTCTCCTATTGGACAAGTAGCATCTAGTTTAGTTCCTTATTTGCGTGGATGCGTTGTGCAACAAGAAGAGATATTGCTGGTATTAGATGCTCAAGCAATTGTGCAATCTTCTATTCTCCGCAGTGATTAAGTTGTCTAGAATTCAGATAACTTGAGATATTTTTGATGTACCTATGCAGGAGAATTTCAGGATGTTTAATAAAACTGACACGGCTAAGAGTGGTGATGGTAAAAATCGTGCTTCTTTGATTACATCTACCAAACTTTCTGAGAGTAAAATTCCACTAAATAATAGTGCTAATGCTGCTAAATCTGATGGTGAGATGCAGCATAACTTAGGTGGAAATTTAAAACGGCTGAGTTTAGAAACAAAAGCCACAATTATTGCGATCGCCATCAGCACTATACCAGCTTTAGTCATAGGTGCGATCGCCTATACTTTTGCGAGTAAATCATTGACTCAGCAAATTACCCAATCTCAAACGGCTGAAGCTGTTGGTTTAACAGATAAAGTTAACCGCTTTATGTCTGCAAGATATGGAGATATTCAAATACTAGCTAACTTGCCTGTATTTGTTAACAACAACTTAACAAGAAGTACTAATACTCCAGAAAAACAAGCATTACTAGATAAAATTCTTGCAGCTTATCAAACTTATAATAGTATTGCTGTCTTTGGCACAGACGGTAATGTGATTGTGCAGTCTTCTGGTGAAGCCCTAGATAACCAAAAAGATAATAACTATTTTCAAGAAACTCTGCAAAAAGATGCTGCGGTAATTAGTCAACCAGAAAAATCTGCTGATATTTATCTAGCTGCACCTATCAAAGATACAGTTACAGGCAAAACTTTGGCAGTTGTCAGAACCAGCCTACCGACGAAAGCTTTAGAAGACACCATCAAAAACTATGCTGTTAACGGTTATCAATACGCTTTGCTAGATAATGCTGGCAAAGTTTTCTTAAGTTCACGCCCAGAATTATTAGGCAAAGAAGCAAAAGCCGAGTATCCTGGTTTAGCCAAAATTCTTGCGACAAGCAATATCTCTACCCTGACAACTGTTCCCCAAAGCCATCATAGAAGACAATTAATTAGTTACGTACCTGCGCCAAAAATTGCCGGGTTATCAGATTTAAATTGGCAAGTCTTATTGACTACTGATGCGGCAATTTTATATGGTACTCAACGACAATTGTTGTGGATAGTTACCATTGGTACAGGATTAATTGGACTCGTTGTTGCCGCGATCGCAGCTTGGTTAGCCAAGCGTACCACACTGCCGATTATCAATGCCACCGCTGCCGTCGCCAAACTAGGACAAGGTGAACTCAACACCCGCCTGGCATCAGAAAGAGAAGACGAGCTAGGTGTATTGAGTGCCAATATTGACAACATGGCTGCTCAATTACAGGTATTCGTTAAAGAACAAGCCGCCGAAATTGCCCAAACCAAGACTGTTACTGAATCAACTTCCACAGCCGAACGCCCAACACAAGAAGCCTTACAACTGCAACTATTAGAACTACTAAATGACATCGAAGGTGCAGCTAGAGGTGATTTAACTGTACGCGCTGATGTGACAGACGGCGAAATAGGCACTGTTGCCGACTTTTTCAACTCTATTGTCGAAAATTTGCGGGATATCGTCACCCAAGTTAAACAAGCAGCCACGCAGGTAAACACTGCTATTGGTTCTAACGAAAGCGCTATCAGCCAACTTGCTGACGAAGCACTAGTGCAAGCTGAGGAAATTAACCGCGCCCTTGATGCTGTTGATAAGATGACACATTCCATGCAGGCAG encodes:
- a CDS encoding methyl-accepting chemotaxis protein, with the protein product MFNKTDTAKSGDGKNRASLITSTKLSESKIPLNNSANAAKSDGEMQHNLGGNLKRLSLETKATIIAIAISTIPALVIGAIAYTFASKSLTQQITQSQTAEAVGLTDKVNRFMSARYGDIQILANLPVFVNNNLTRSTNTPEKQALLDKILAAYQTYNSIAVFGTDGNVIVQSSGEALDNQKDNNYFQETLQKDAAVISQPEKSADIYLAAPIKDTVTGKTLAVVRTSLPTKALEDTIKNYAVNGYQYALLDNAGKVFLSSRPELLGKEAKAEYPGLAKILATSNISTLTTVPQSHHRRQLISYVPAPKIAGLSDLNWQVLLTTDAAILYGTQRQLLWIVTIGTGLIGLVVAAIAAWLAKRTTLPIINATAAVAKLGQGELNTRLASEREDELGVLSANIDNMAAQLQVFVKEQAAEIAQTKTVTESTSTAERPTQEALQLQLLELLNDIEGAARGDLTVRADVTDGEIGTVADFFNSIVENLRDIVTQVKQAATQVNTAIGSNESAISQLADEALVQAEEINRALDAVDKMTHSMQAVANSAEQAATVANNAAQNASKSEEAMYLTVQNILSLRESVGETAQKVKRLGESSQQISRVVSLINQIAMQTNLLAINAGIEAARAGEEGQGFAVVAEEVGELAVRSAAATQEIEQIVENIQRETSAVVQAMEIGTTQVGEGARVVEEAKQNLGQIFDVSRQIDSLVQSISSATASQVQTSQTVSLLMKEIAAISQRTRDSSSVVCQSLKQTVEISHKLQETVETFKVN